The Yersinia entomophaga nucleotide sequence CACCGCACTTTCCACATTCAGTCGCTCTGCAATATAAGCACCGGTTTTATTCACCAGATCTTTAACTTCGAAGAAGTGATTTAGCCCGAATGCAACGGCTTCGACCACGTCCTGCCGCGGTGTAGAAACGCCCAAAATCGTCATCCGACCGGATGCATTAATCACGCTTTTTAGCTGGTACTTTTCATAGATCGAAGACATCGTGAGATTTCCCTTCGTCAGTTAACACCAAGTCACCGGCGACAACCGCAGCCAATGGCAGCAAATATTTCTCTCCGGTTACGGATTTACCTTCTGAATCGACAAATACTTGAGGCCGTTGTTTCACTTCGAATATAGTTAAATCGGCATCAAAGCCTGCGGCTAATACCCCTTTACCGGTCAAACGTAATGCCTGCGCGGCATTTTCTGTTACGCAGCGAATAACTTGTTCGAGGTTAAGACCAATGGTAAAGAATTTAGACATCACCGTTGCCAAGCTGTGCACCGGCCCGGTAATACGGTTGCGGCAGTAAATATCAGAACTGATGGTGTGAGGGTAAATTCCCTGTTTAATCGCCTGCTCAGCAACATCGAAACTAAAACTGGCGCTGCCGTGACCGACATCCAATAACACACCACGTTTTAATGCGCGTTGAATAGACTCCCGCAGCGTACCGGACGGGGTCAAAATACGGTTGGGTTTACCGTTATAGCAGTGGGTAATAATGTCCCCTTGGGTCAGCAAATCGGCAATTTCATCTAGATCCGGCGGATTATTGCCAATATGTACCATCAAAGGTAATTGGTTATTTTCTTGCTGGATTTCTTTGGCTCGAACCAAAGGCTTAATGCCGTTTTTCCCCACGACGCTACTGCTCATCCGAGCCTTAATCCCAATAATAAAGCCGGGATTGCGAGCGATTGCCTCGCTTACGCTGGATTTATCGATCTGCTCCATATCGGCTAATTCGTTTTGCGTCACAATGCCGGTTTTAGCGATATTTAAAAACGCGTAA carries:
- a CDS encoding amidohydrolase/deacetylase family metallohydrolase codes for the protein MHDFIIKRARLVEGHQVDIVIDDGKITSVSLCNENPIDFLSAKATIDLAGQYFVSAGWIDSHVHCYPASPIYHDDADLIGVASGVTTVIDAGSTGANDVDDFYTLTRAAKTQVYAFLNIAKTGIVTQNELADMEQIDKSSVSEAIARNPGFIIGIKARMSSSVVGKNGIKPLVRAKEIQQENNQLPLMVHIGNNPPDLDEIADLLTQGDIITHCYNGKPNRILTPSGTLRESIQRALKRGVLLDVGHGSASFSFDVAEQAIKQGIYPHTISSDIYCRNRITGPVHSLATVMSKFFTIGLNLEQVIRCVTENAAQALRLTGKGVLAAGFDADLTIFEVKQRPQVFVDSEGKSVTGEKYLLPLAAVVAGDLVLTDEGKSHDVFDL